The Bacillus rossius redtenbacheri isolate Brsri chromosome 5, Brsri_v3, whole genome shotgun sequence region AAGTTGGtagaatatatttaaaacttttcagTCATGCATTGTTTATTTGATTACAATATTCACCCACGTCAAACAATAGTTCGATCTCAAGGATGGTTTCTTAACGATTATTTTGTTTTGGAACCTTTCCTTATTCATTCCACACCAAACGTAAGTAATCATAATTATAGTTCCTAGTAAAAATTGTTATACTTACATTGAACAGATAACTATAAATTATTTGTGATACTGCCTTAAATCAGATATTTAAcacacttttaattttttatagagaACACATTCGTAGATAGTATTTATGAACAAGCATATTTGTTTTGGAAATATTGTcgttaaattatttaacaataagcatgttataaattaaaataaatgaaagttttttttatgtattattttgatAAACATAAATTGTTTACCATTAAGTTGGTAATCTTAAATACGAATTGTAAGTTAAAATTGTGTACACCCACCTTAATCGTTGATTTAATAACccaaaattgtttgttttcacTGCATATCGAAACATGGGTATTCCTTAAAACGCCCCAAGTGGAGCCCGAGCAGAGCACTGGGCGGTCTGACGCCGTGCACAGGGGCACAGCTTGCTGGGGGCGACTgtacctttccccccccccccaaacctccAGCCAACAGCTCCTTCCCCTGCCGCGCCGCTCAAGTTACCGCCAGACTTTTGGGTGGGCCAATATCTCGAGCGGGCCGGTATGCAGGGACTGAGCCAACAGGTGACTTACACTGCCGTGCCGCCAGCGGCTAGCGCACTTCACACTGCGCACATACACTGACATATAATGTTATGATTACCGCTCAtatttcatagttgccctatgcacgacgagaagactgcatgccagttcagagccttgcgcttagaggagacaccgcgctagaaacaacAGCGAGCGTCACTTATCAttccgtctcactaacacaggtACATCCCTGACGAGGCAGGTCCCTTGAACGgtatttccaatttattttatttttaactaagcaCATATGTGTTTACGTATATCTTACCAATTATATTTGGATTGTTTAACTGTTACCCAGCACTCTGCCTGTTCAACCCAGGACCGCTCAGCAGTTCAACAGTTGGGCCACAAGCTACACGTCCCATTCCTAGCATGGGTGACACATGCTGCTCCGCCCAACTTTACTACCGGGCCATCCTCTAGTCCTGCACACATCCTGCTGTCGCTGCACTCCGCACAGCTGAGCCCCAAGCCACATGATGTCTAGCGAGTCAGTCACGTCGCCAAAGGCTGTCGTGGCTGGCCAATTCCTGGACAAAACACACAGTGCATGCTGCCTTCGTGCATGTCCTCATTCACTTATAGGCTTCAGACCAAAATTATCAAGGattgatttattaaattatattaaaacatacCGGTATGCATTTTTATATAAACCCGTTTGTTAAAAAGAAGGGGCGCCGTGTTAGAGtatatttatttctgttataACAATCAACAAGATGAAAGCTATCATGGCTGCCTCGCTTCCAGATGTAGAGCAGGCATGCTCTTCTTGGCTGATAACACAATTATTCACGGACACGAGGGTGAAAGCTATCGTAGCTGCCTCGCTCCCAGATGTAGAGCAGGCATGCTCTTCTTGGCTGATAGCACACTTATTCACGGACACGATGGTGAAAGCTATCGTAGCTGCCTCGCTCCCAGATGTAGAGCAGGCATGCTCTTCTTGGCTGATAGCACACTTATTCACGGACACGAGGGTGAAAGCTATCGTAGCTGCCTCGCTCCCAGATGTAGAGCAGGCATGCTCTTCTTGGCTGATAACACAATTATTCACGGACACGAGGGTGAAAGCTATCGTAGCTGCCTCGCTCCCAGATGTAGAGCAGGCATGCTCTCCTTGGCTGATAGCACACTTATTCACGGACACGATGGTGAAAGCTATCGTAGCTGCCTCGCTCCCAGATGTATAGCAGGCATGCTCTCCTTGGCTGATAGCACACTTATTCACGGACACGATGGTGAAAGCTATCGTAGCTGCCTCGCTCCCAGATGTAGAGCAGGCCTGCTCTTCTTGGCTGATAGCACACTTATTCACGGACACGATGGTGAAAGCTATCGTGGCTGCCTCGCTCCCAGATGTATAGCAGGCATGCTCTCCTTGGCTGATAGCACACTTATTCACGGACACGATGGTGAAAGCTATCGTAGCTGCCTCGCTCCCAGATGTAGAGCAGGCCTGCTCTTCTTGGCTGATAGCACACTTATTCACGGACACGATGGTGAAAGCTATCGTGGCTGCCTCGCTCCCAGATGTATAGCAGGCATGCTCTCCTTGGCTGATAGCACACTTATTCACGGACACGATGGTGAAAGCTATCGTGGCTGCCTCGCTCCCAGATGTATAGCAGGCATGCTCTCCTTGGCTGATAGCACACTTATTCACGGACACGATGGTGAAAGCTATCGTGGCTGCCTCGCTCCCAGATGTATAGCAGGCATGCTCTTCTTGGCTGATAGCACACTTATTCACGGACACGAGGGTGAAAGCTATCGTGGCTGCCTCGCTCCCAGATGTATAGCAGGCATGCTCTCCTTGGCTGATAGCACACTTATTCACGGACACGATGGTGAAAGCTATCGTAGCTGCCTCGCTCCCAGATGTAGAGCAGGCCTGCTCTTCTTGGCTGATAGCACACTTATTCACGGACACGATGGTGAAAGCTATCGTAGCTGCCTCGCTCCCAGATGTAGAGCAGGCCTGCTCTTCTTGGCTGATAGCACACTTATTCACGGACACGATGGTGAAAGCTATCGTGGCTGCCTCGCTCCCAGATGTATAGCAGGCATGCTCTCCTTGGCTGATAGCACACTTATTCACGGACACGATGGTGAAAGCTATCGTGGCTGCCTCGCTCCCAGATGTATAGCAGGCATGCTCTTCTTGGCTGATAGCACACTTATTCACGGACACGAGGGTGAAAGCTATCGTGGCTGCCTCGCTCCCAGATGTATAGCAGGCATGCTCTCCTTGGCTGATAGCACACTTATTCACGGACACGATGGTGAAAGCTATCGTGGCTGCCTCGCTCCCAGATGTATAGCAGGCATGCTCTCCTTGGCTGATAGCACACTTATTCACGGACACGATGGTGAAAGCTATCGTGGCTGCCTCGCTCCCAGATGTATAGCAGGCATGCTCTTCTTGGCTGATAGCACACTTATTCACGGACACGAGGGTGAAAGCTATCGTGGCTGCCTCGCTCCCAGATGTATAGCAGGCATGCTCTCCTTGGCTGATAGCACACTTATTCACGGACACGATGGTGAAAGCTATCGTGGCTGCCTCGCTCCCAGATGTATAGCAGGCATGCTCTCCTTGGCTGATAGCACACTTATTCACGGACACGATGGTGAAAGCTATCGTAGCTGCCTCGCTCCCAGATGTATAGCAGGCATGCTCTCCTTGGCTGATAGCACACTTATTCACGGACACGATGGTGAAAGCTATCGTGGCTGCCTCGCTCCCAGATGTATAGCAGGCATGCTCTCCTTGGCTGATAGCACACTTATTCACGGACACGATGGTGAAAGCTATCGTAGCTGCCTCGCTCCCAGATGTAGAGCAGGCCTGCTCTTCTTGGCTGATAGCACACTTATTCACGGACACGATGGTGAAAGCTATCGTGGCTGCCTCGCTCCCAGATGTATAGCAGGCATGCTCTCCTTGGCTGATAGCACACTTATTCACGGACAC contains the following coding sequences:
- the LOC134532228 gene encoding mucin-22-like encodes the protein MRESALNQGEHACYTSGSEAATISFTLVSVNKCAISQEEHACYTSGSEAATIAFTLVSVNKCAISQEEHACYTSGSEAATIAFTIVSVNKCAISQGEHACYTSGSEAATIAFTLVSVNKCAISQEEHACYTSGSEAATIAFTIVSVNKCAISQGEHACYTSGSEAATIAFTIVSVNKCAISQGEHACYTSGSEAATIAFTIVSVNKCAISQGEHACYTSGSEAATIAFTIVSVNKCAISQGDHACYTSGSEAATIAFTIVSVNKCAISQGEHACYTSGSEAATIAFTIVSVNKCAISQEEQACSTSGSEAATIAFTIVSVNKCAISQEEQACSTSGSEAATIAFTIVSVNKCAISQGEHACYTSGSEAATIAFTIVSVNKCAISQEEQACSTSGSEAATIAFTIVSVNKCAISQGEHACYTSGSEAATIAFTIVSVNKCAISQGEHACYTSGSEAATIAFTIVSVNKCAISQGEHACYTSGSEAATIAFTIVSVNKCAISQGEHACYTSGSEAATIAFTLVSVNKCAISQEEHACYTSGSEAATIAFTIVSVNKCAISQGEHACYTSGSEAATIAFTIVSVNKCAISQGEHACYTSGSEAATIAFTLVSVNKCAISQEEHACYTSGSEAATIAFTIVSVNKCAISQGEHACYTSGSEAATIAFTIVSVNKCAISQEEQACSTSGSEAATIAFTIVSVNKCAISQEEQACSTSGSEAATIAFTIVSVNKCAISQGEHACYTSGSEAATIAFTLVSVNKCAISQEEHACYTSGSEAATIAFTIVSVNKCAISQGEHACYTSGSEAATIAFTIVSVNKCAISQGEHACYTSGSEAATIAFTIVSVNKCAISQEEQACSTSGSEAATIAFTIVSVNKCAISQGEHACYTSGSEAATIAFTIVSVNKCAISQEEQACSTSGSEAATIAFTIVSVNKCAISQGEHACYTSGSEAATIAFTIVSSRNVKGVQRFLGMLGKFARFIPDYATLCTPLNALRKKNVPFVWDDAQEKVFSLCFGTSLILALIGHWTPCEVSLTPKPPRIGLPGGEVRLLSLSCLQPTWPPFVGSKSTRLSVVWAPVKTLVVSGGSPLCHPWRSHLREVRALC